A single genomic interval of Phycisphaerae bacterium harbors:
- a CDS encoding GNAT family N-acetyltransferase, whose translation MSESADIRPMRPEDWPAVEAIVRRIWNIGLDYLREQRYGIQVGGKPWDQRKVEALKAEAFSGLDDWFVTEAEGRVVGFCSAHSDSSTGIGQVGQNGVHPDVQGTGVGSRQLAFVLEELRRRGMTIAEVQTGLNDGHAAARKMYERAGFERLFDARTYGMTL comes from the coding sequence ATGTCAGAGTCGGCGGACATTCGGCCGATGCGCCCGGAGGACTGGCCGGCGGTCGAGGCGATCGTGCGGCGGATCTGGAACATCGGCTTGGACTACCTGCGCGAGCAGCGGTATGGCATTCAGGTCGGCGGCAAACCGTGGGACCAGCGGAAGGTCGAGGCGCTGAAGGCCGAAGCCTTCAGCGGGCTCGACGACTGGTTTGTCACCGAGGCGGAGGGGCGGGTGGTCGGCTTTTGCAGCGCCCACTCGGACAGTTCAACCGGCATCGGGCAGGTCGGGCAAAACGGCGTCCATCCGGACGTCCAGGGGACCGGCGTCGGCTCGCGGCAGCTTGCGTTCGTTCTGGAAGAGCTTCGCCGCCGCGGGATGACGATCGCGGAGGTGCAGACGGGCCTCAACGACGGCCACGCCGCCGCCAGGAAGATGTACGAGCGGGCGGGCTTCGAGCGGCTGTTCGACGCGCGGACGTACGGCATGACGCTGTGA